CACCCGCCGCGGCTGGGTGGACAGCTATCAGCTGATGTTGGAGCTCAGCAGCGATGAACGCTTCAACGGCGATCCGATTCAGATCGTTGTGGACCTCAGCGATGTACGCCCCGTCGGGGAAACCCTGAAAGGTTTCGGCGGCATGGCCAATCCTGTGAAGTTGAAGGATCTCTACGGTCGTGTGGCCCGACTGCTCAACAAGGCCAAGGGACGCCGCCTGACTTCGGTGGAGTGCTGCTTACTCATCGACGAAGCCGCTGTCACGATCGTTGCCGGCAACATTCGTCGCAGTGCTGGCATGCGTCAGTTCGCTGCCGATGACTTGGCCGCGGCTTCCTCCAAGGACAACCTCTGGCAGCAAGACGAGGACGGCAACTGGCGGATCGATCCCGAGCGTGATGCGCTCCGAATGGCCAATCACACCCGCGTTTATCACACCCGACCCACCAAAGAGGTGGTGCACGCGGCGGTGACCAAGCAGTTCCAATCGGGGGAAGGCGCCATCCAGTTCGCCCCCGAAGCCATTGCACGCTCCAATGCCGATCTGCTCAGCACCCCTGAACTGCGCAGTGAGTTCATCGAGATTTACTGCGACCAAGGTCGCGAAGAGGCCGGTCGTTGGCTGGTCGACAACCATGGCCCCATCGGAACCGAGGAGCTGGAGCACCGCCTCAGCCGTTATGGGCTGAACCCCTGTGGCGAAATCCTCGGTGCCGACTTCCACTGCAACCTCGCAGAGGTGCATCTCAACCAGATCGACCCCAGCGATGAGGAAGGGCAGGCCGACGCCTTCCGCGCTGGAGCCCTGTCGGTGGCCTGTCTGCTCAACCATCGTTTCGAGGTTGAGCGTTATCGCCAGAGCCGTGAGTGGGACCCGATCGTGGGTGTCAGCTTCACGGGTCTGTTCGACTTCTTTGTTCATGCCTTCGGATCTGAATGGCTGCGCTGGTGGGAAGCCGGACGCCCCGAGACCGAGGAAGGCCTTCGCTTCAAGGAGCAAGAAGCCGCATACCTGAGCCGCTGGAAAGAGATCGTTAATCAAACGGTGTGGGATTACTGCGACCGCCAGGGCCTACGTCGTCCCAACCGCTGCACCACCGTTCAGCCTGCAGGCACGAAGAGCCTGCTCACCGGAGCAGCCCCTGGCTGGCATCCCCCCAAGGCTCAGCGCTTCATCCGTCGGATCACCTTCCGTAAGGACGATCCTGTGGCCATGGCTTGCATGGACTACGGCTACACCGTCGTGCCGTCACAGTCCGACAAGGACGAGGACGGTCGTTTGCTGAACGATCCCTTTGATCCCCGCTGCACCGAATGGTTGGTGGAGATCCCGACCGAGGTTAGCTGGGCGAATCTGCCTGGAGCTGATGCCGTGGACATCAATGGCTTTAGTGCCATGGCTCAATTCGATTTCTACATGCAGGTGCAACGGCATTACACCGCTCACAACACCTCAGCCACGATCGAATTCAGGGAGCACGAAATTGAACCCTTGGCCGAGGCTCTGCATCAGGCGATGGAGAACGGAGAGGGCTACATCTCTGCGGCACTCCTGGCCCGATTCGATGCCAATGCCACTTTCCCCCGCTTGCCTTTTGAGCCAATCGATTTGGCCACATATGAGGAGCTGCAATCCGCTGTAGTGAAGCGTCGTGTCAGCATTGATTTCTTCGAGGCGCTACAGCGTTACGACCAGGGTGAGCTAACCGAAGCCGGCCCTGCAGGCTGTGACTCCGACAAATGTCTTCTTCCTCTGGCCAAGCCTGAGAGCTGACACCTCATCACGTCCCGATAGAGTTGTTAGGTGTCTTCCGAGGCACCTGACACCCTCTGGAGAGGTGGTCGAGTGGTTTATGGCTCTGGTCTTGAAAACCAGCGTGTCTTCACGGGCACCGTGGGTTCGAATCCCACCCTCTCCGCTTTCAACTACAAAGCACCCAGCGAGTGCTGGAGAGCGTTTGGCGGACATCCGCAACATTCCATTAATCGCCAGAACGAACGACCTCTGCTCAGCATCCATGCCCACTGGGACGACTTCACGGATCTAAGGAATTTGGACACTTAGCCGCTATTGCCACCAGACAGCTGCCTAGCTATGAGTACATGCGTACTGCAAGCAAAGCAAGAGATGTCCGTTGATCACAGCATCCTCACCGTCAAAGCTGACGCCCCGTTCCTTTATGTCTGCCCTGGGCACTTCGTGATCGTTGGTGGTGACCACATCGAACAGGGTGATTGGTGGATGGGCCAGGTGATTTTTTGCGAGGGAAGTGCTCGTCACCCCAAGATCCCGTCCCTGTTCCAAGTGGCTGATGTCGATACAGGAGCGATCAAGTGGATTAATGCCGACGAGGTGACGGATGTGATTTGGTCAATGGATGGATGGCCTACCAGCACCCCCATTTACGAAAAGCACAAGGGATGAGGTCACGAGAAACGTGCCTTCTCCGAACAGCTGGAGGCTGATTGAAAAGGGGGAGACAGTGCCTAACATCCACACACTGGTGACGGATCACTGATTGGCATCTCCAGCAATTCAGGAGATCTTGCAGACTCCTGCTGATGCATGGTTTGTTGTGCTGGGTGAATCGCGTCTCAGTGCAGCGGAATGGCGGTTCGCCCTCAGGTCATTTACGGCCAAGGTGGCGGTCTTCTGGTTGATTGAGCTGGCGTTCTGTGAATGGGATCCGCAAAGGCGAGTTTGCGATCTGGTGGAGAAGGGCTTCTTCCCCTGCCTAATCACGTATGCGGTGATGGATTTTCTGGTGATCCCGCCGCTCAGGCGATGCTGGCACCGTTGATGGAAGTGCTGGCCAACCCAGCGCTATCAGCACTCCGTCGAACATTCGATCAGGGCGTCAGTAAAGCACTCCCTTCCACCACAACAGGCATTGCATTGACGGCCTCAACAGACATCCAAGTCCAGGAGCTTGGTATATCGAAAATACTGTTGAAGTATCAAAGAAATGTTTGTGGTCGACGGTGATGCACCACCGGAGCGATTCGACCACGCGCTCACATTGATAGGCGTGGAGACAATATGGAGTTCAGCACCAAATCTCTTAACAAAGAACGGACTTGACCCCAGTCGAAACAAGGGTCAAATCTCAGCTCTCGTCGGGCATCGCTCTGCCCGGCTTCCAAGCCCCATTAGCAGCTTTGGCATGACCACTATGGGCCGAAAAGTGTGTGATTTCGTTGAAGACAGCGACAATTTTTCGACATTCACAAATTCCGTTCGAGTCTCGGAATGATTCCCCTCTAGATGGCCTAGCCATGGTCGGATAAATAGACCGCCTAGGCACTAGGCAGACTCAATCCATCAGCAGGCGAGGCTTCGCTGACGTGCCAAAACAACACGAAAATCTCTGCAGAACAAAATCGCAGGCCATACAGCTTTCAGGCTTTGGCACTTAGTAGAAAGTATGTATGTCGAATGATGGACCGGTATCGATTCTTGCAATCACTCAGGACTGCGCTTGAGCATGGGAGTGAAGCCAACGATTGCGAAATTCCGGCCAAGCTAGACATCT
This genomic interval from Synechococcus sp. UW69 contains the following:
- the nrdJ gene encoding ribonucleoside-triphosphate reductase, adenosylcobalamin-dependent; translated protein: MTLTPNRVETSEGPVAGFGDFPATAPAANPVFYRTYSRKTPGGRESWSQVGSRNLEGLRELGNLNAEEVALLARMQAEKKALPSGRWLWIGGTRWIEQPENFSGSYNCTSTNLVDWKAFSLMMDLAMMGCGTGAIIEPHLIDRLPVVRNTLEVLSVSDIGITPAAERQDACSHSIDGNKVTIKVGDTRRGWVDSYQLMLELSSDERFNGDPIQIVVDLSDVRPVGETLKGFGGMANPVKLKDLYGRVARLLNKAKGRRLTSVECCLLIDEAAVTIVAGNIRRSAGMRQFAADDLAAASSKDNLWQQDEDGNWRIDPERDALRMANHTRVYHTRPTKEVVHAAVTKQFQSGEGAIQFAPEAIARSNADLLSTPELRSEFIEIYCDQGREEAGRWLVDNHGPIGTEELEHRLSRYGLNPCGEILGADFHCNLAEVHLNQIDPSDEEGQADAFRAGALSVACLLNHRFEVERYRQSREWDPIVGVSFTGLFDFFVHAFGSEWLRWWEAGRPETEEGLRFKEQEAAYLSRWKEIVNQTVWDYCDRQGLRRPNRCTTVQPAGTKSLLTGAAPGWHPPKAQRFIRRITFRKDDPVAMACMDYGYTVVPSQSDKDEDGRLLNDPFDPRCTEWLVEIPTEVSWANLPGADAVDINGFSAMAQFDFYMQVQRHYTAHNTSATIEFREHEIEPLAEALHQAMENGEGYISAALLARFDANATFPRLPFEPIDLATYEELQSAVVKRRVSIDFFEALQRYDQGELTEAGPAGCDSDKCLLPLAKPES
- a CDS encoding DUF3104 domain-containing protein; its protein translation is MSVDHSILTVKADAPFLYVCPGHFVIVGGDHIEQGDWWMGQVIFCEGSARHPKIPSLFQVADVDTGAIKWINADEVTDVIWSMDGWPTSTPIYEKHKG